From Roseburia hominis, the proteins below share one genomic window:
- the glyA gene encoding serine hydroxymethyltransferase, with protein MNKITDVMDYIRDYDLEVGEALYLELNRQRRNLELIASENIVSPAVMLAMGTVPTNKYAEGYPAKRYYGGCENVDIVENLAIERAKKLFGCDHVCVQPHSGANANTAVYQAFLKPGDTVMGLNLAHGGHLTHGSPVNLSGILYHFVPYNVNDEGFLDYDEIRKIAKECKPKMIVAGASAYPRGIRFDIFADIAKEVGAYLFVDMAHIAGLVAAGLHQSPVPYADVVTTTTHKTLRGPRGGMILCKEEHAKAINKAIFPGTQGGPLMHVIAAKAVCFGEALKPEFKAYQQQVLNNAKALAEAMVEEGFKLVSGGTDNHLMLVDLQNMNITGKELQNRLDEVYITVNKNAVPNDPASPFVTSGIRIGTPAVTTRGLKEEDMRTIAKLIKMTVTDFDTKADEIRAAVNDICEKYPLYE; from the coding sequence ATGAATAAGATTACAGATGTAATGGACTACATCAGGGACTATGACTTGGAGGTGGGAGAAGCTCTTTACCTGGAACTGAATCGCCAGAGAAGAAATCTGGAGTTGATCGCATCGGAAAATATTGTAAGCCCGGCAGTGATGCTGGCGATGGGAACGGTGCCGACGAACAAATACGCCGAGGGATATCCGGCAAAACGATACTATGGAGGCTGCGAAAACGTAGATATTGTGGAAAATCTTGCAATCGAACGTGCGAAGAAATTGTTTGGCTGCGATCATGTGTGTGTGCAGCCGCATTCCGGAGCGAATGCGAATACAGCGGTTTACCAGGCTTTCCTGAAACCGGGAGATACGGTGATGGGCCTTAACCTGGCTCACGGCGGACATCTGACTCACGGCTCACCGGTGAACCTGTCAGGAATTCTCTACCATTTTGTACCTTACAATGTAAATGATGAAGGTTTTCTTGATTATGATGAGATTCGGAAGATCGCAAAGGAATGTAAGCCGAAGATGATTGTTGCAGGAGCATCTGCTTACCCGCGGGGAATCCGGTTTGATATCTTTGCAGATATTGCAAAAGAGGTGGGTGCGTACTTGTTCGTGGATATGGCGCATATTGCAGGACTTGTGGCAGCAGGACTTCATCAGAGTCCGGTTCCCTACGCAGATGTAGTGACGACGACGACCCACAAGACTCTGCGCGGACCGAGAGGCGGCATGATTTTATGTAAGGAAGAGCACGCAAAGGCAATCAATAAAGCCATTTTCCCGGGTACCCAGGGAGGCCCGCTGATGCACGTGATCGCGGCTAAGGCAGTCTGCTTTGGGGAGGCGCTGAAGCCGGAATTCAAAGCATATCAGCAGCAGGTTCTGAACAATGCAAAAGCGCTGGCGGAAGCTATGGTAGAGGAAGGCTTTAAACTGGTAAGCGGTGGTACGGATAATCACCTGATGCTAGTCGATCTTCAGAACATGAACATCACCGGAAAAGAGTTGCAGAACCGCTTGGATGAGGTGTACATCACGGTAAATAAGAATGCGGTGCCGAATGATCCGGCAAGTCCGTTCGTGACCAGCGGTATCCGGATTGGAACTCCGGCTGTTACTACCCGCGGATTAAAAGAAGAAGATATGCGCACGATCGCAAAACTGATCAAGATGACGGTAACGGATTTTGATACGAAGGCAGATGAGATCCGCGCAGCAGTAAATGATATTTGTGAAAAATATCCCTTATATGAATAA
- the gcvT gene encoding glycine cleavage system aminomethyltransferase GcvT, with protein sequence MELKTPLYDAHVQAGGKIVPFAGYLLPVQYQTGVIKEHMAVRTQAGLFDVSHMGEVLCEGKDALANLQMLLTNDFTNMVDGQARYSPMCNEKGGTVDDLIVYKKSDDHYFIVVNAANKDKDYQWMLDHQFGEVIFTDVSDQYAQIALQGPKAMEILKKLTSEENIPKKYYHAVFDSEAAGIPCIISKTGYTGEDGVELYLASENARKMWDALLEAGKEEGLIPCGLGARDTLRMEAAMPLYGHEMDDEVSPLETGLGFAVKMAKEDFIGKAAIEEKKPNNRKRVGLKVTGRGIIREHQDVYADGQLIGHTTSGTHCPYLGYPIAMALVDAGHAEVGMKVEADVRGRRVEAEIVALPFYKRSK encoded by the coding sequence ATGGAACTTAAGACACCACTTTACGATGCCCACGTACAGGCAGGAGGCAAGATCGTACCCTTTGCAGGATATCTTCTGCCGGTGCAGTACCAGACAGGCGTGATCAAAGAGCATATGGCAGTTCGCACCCAGGCAGGACTTTTTGATGTGTCCCACATGGGAGAAGTACTCTGCGAGGGCAAGGATGCCCTGGCGAATTTGCAGATGCTGCTTACTAATGATTTTACGAATATGGTGGACGGACAGGCAAGATACAGCCCGATGTGCAACGAAAAGGGCGGAACTGTAGATGACCTGATCGTCTATAAAAAATCCGATGACCATTATTTCATCGTAGTCAATGCTGCAAATAAGGATAAAGATTATCAGTGGATGCTGGACCATCAGTTTGGCGAAGTGATCTTTACCGATGTCTCTGACCAGTATGCGCAGATCGCTCTTCAGGGACCGAAAGCGATGGAAATCCTGAAAAAGCTGACCTCCGAAGAGAATATACCGAAAAAATACTATCATGCAGTATTTGACAGTGAGGCTGCCGGGATCCCCTGTATCATTTCCAAGACCGGATATACTGGAGAGGACGGCGTTGAACTCTATCTGGCAAGTGAGAATGCCCGGAAGATGTGGGATGCACTTCTTGAGGCAGGAAAAGAAGAGGGGCTGATTCCCTGTGGACTCGGAGCAAGAGATACCCTGCGTATGGAGGCAGCGATGCCGCTCTATGGACACGAGATGGATGACGAGGTATCACCGCTTGAGACCGGACTTGGATTCGCAGTTAAGATGGCAAAAGAAGATTTTATAGGAAAAGCAGCAATCGAAGAAAAGAAACCGAATAACAGAAAACGTGTCGGACTCAAGGTTACGGGAAGAGGAATTATTCGCGAACATCAGGATGTATATGCAGATGGGCAGCTTATTGGCCACACCACATCGGGAACCCATTGCCCGTATCTGGGATATCCGATCGCTATGGCCCTCGTCGATGCAGGACATGCCGAGGTGGGAATGAAGGTCGAAGCAGATGTCCGCGGACGCCGAGTGGAAGCGGAAATCGTGGCACTTCCGTTTTATAAGAGAAGCAAGTAG
- the gcvH gene encoding glycine cleavage system protein GcvH codes for MELREELKYAKSHEWVKEEGEECTIGLTDYAQSELGELVFVNLPEVGDEVTAGEVFGDVESVKAVSDIYSPVTGVVSEINEELLDEPGLINEQPYDAWLIKVKDVTEKEELLSIEEYEAFVESEKNK; via the coding sequence ATGGAATTAAGAGAAGAATTAAAATACGCAAAATCACACGAGTGGGTAAAAGAAGAGGGAGAAGAGTGTACCATCGGACTTACCGATTATGCGCAGTCTGAGCTGGGAGAGCTTGTATTCGTAAATCTGCCGGAGGTAGGAGACGAAGTAACTGCAGGGGAAGTGTTTGGCGATGTAGAGTCCGTAAAAGCGGTTTCCGACATTTATTCACCGGTCACAGGTGTAGTAAGCGAGATTAACGAGGAACTCCTTGACGAGCCGGGCCTGATCAATGAACAGCCTTATGACGCATGGCTCATCAAAGTGAAGGACGTGACTGAGAAAGAAGAATTGTTATCTATAGAAGAATATGAAGCGTTTGTGGAGAGTGAGAAAAATAAATAG